The following proteins are co-located in the Candidatus Eisenbacteria bacterium genome:
- a CDS encoding DUF3467 domain-containing protein has translation MEKPQNAIEIELGEREAEGIYSNLVFIAHSASEVILDFARALPGLPKAKVYARVILTPQHAKSLLMALEQNLKNYENQFGVIKVPGGETKKELGFNS, from the coding sequence GTGGAAAAGCCCCAAAACGCGATCGAGATCGAGCTCGGCGAGCGCGAAGCCGAAGGCATCTATTCCAACCTGGTGTTCATCGCGCATTCCGCCTCGGAGGTGATCCTGGACTTTGCCCGCGCGCTGCCGGGACTCCCCAAGGCCAAGGTCTACGCGCGCGTGATCCTGACGCCTCAGCACGCCAAGTCCCTGCTCATGGCGCTGGAGCAGAACCTCAAGAACTATGAGAATCAGTTCGGAGTCATCAAGGTCCCCGGCGGCGAAACCAAGAAAGAACTGGGCTTCAACTCCTGA